The following DNA comes from Fretibacterium sp. OH1220_COT-178.
ACGAAAGGTCTTGAGGCGTTGCTGAAGCGCGAGGCGGGCAACGTCCCGTTCGTTCGGGTCGAGGCCGGGACCAACCTGATCGGCGGCCAGCCCTGGTCGCTGGAGAACCTGAGCGAGACGGCGGAGATCTGCCGTCGGCACAAGGTTCCGCTGGTCCTGGACGCCTCGCTGCTCGCCGACAACCTGTACTTCATCAAGACGCGGGAGGTGGCGCAGCGCGATGCCTCGATCCGCGAGATCACCCGGCGCATCGCCGATCTTTGCGACATCGTTTACTTCTCGGCCCGCAAGCTGGGCTGCGCGCGCGGTGGGGCGATCCTTACGGGCGACCGGGCCCTGTTCGAGCGCATGCAGCCATTGATCCCGCTTTTCGAGGGGTTCCTGACCTACGGAGGAATGTCGGTCCGGGAGATCGAAGCCCTGGCCGTGGGGCTCGAGGAGACGATGGATTTCGACATGATCCGCCATGGGCCGGAGTTCATCGGTTTTATGGCCGACGCGCTCCACGAGCGGGGGATCCCCGTGGTCCGGCCCGCCGGCGGGTTGGGCTGTCACCTGAACGCACGCGAATTTCTGCCCCATGTCCCTCAGGAGCGTTACACCGCGGGAGCCCTCGCGGCGGCGGTCTTCCTGGCGGGGGGCATTCGGGGCATGGAGCGGGGCACGCTGTCGGAGGAGCGCAGGGAGGACGGAAGCGAGCGGCTGGCCGACGTGGAGTTGCTGCGCCTGGCCCTGCCGCGCCGGGTCTTCACGATGTCGCAGCTCAAATACGCCGTCGACCGCATCCATTGGCTCTTCGAGAATCGGGAGCTGGTCGGCGGACTGAAGTGGGTGGAGGAGCCCAAGCTGCTGCGCTTCTTCAGCGGACGCCTCGAGCCGCTTGGCGACTGGCAGGAGCGACTCTGCGCGAAGTTTCGGGCGGATTTCGGCGACAGCCTGTGATTTGTCCCTGCGGATAAGGAATAAGGAAGCGGACGTTCCCGTCTTTGACGTCCAAAAACTCGGAACGCGAGGGAGACTGGAGAGGTCTCCCTCATTTTGTCGTCTTGAGGCTGCAAAGCCAAGGTCTCAAAAAAACTGCAGGGGGGTGGACGGGTCCCTCATCCTCAGGCGCCCCTCCAGGTTCCGGCTCGCCAGGACGACGAGCCCCTTGGGGTCGGACTCGTCCTCTCCTTCCTTGAGGATGAGGATGGCCCCCAGCTCCGGCCTGTCCTTCAGGAATTTTGTCGACCGCTCGGGTCCCATCACCATGAAGGCGGTTGCCAGGGCGTCGGCAAGGGTGCCGTCCGGGGTGACGACCGTAGCGGAGAGCAGGGCGTTGCGGACGGGATAGCCCGTCGTGGGGTCGAAGAAGTGGGAGTATCGGACCCCGTCGATGATCTTGAAGCGCTCGTAGGTGCCGGATGTGACGACGGCCGTATCCGCCGCGGACAATATGGCGATGGGCGCCCCTCCGGACTCGAGAGGGTTTCGAATGCCGATCCTCCAAGGGGCCCCGTCGGGCTGGGCTCCTACGGCATAGATGTTGCCGCCCAGGTCCAGCAGGGCGGAGGCGATGCCGCGCTCCCGGAAAAGGTCGGCCAGCCTGAGGGAGGCATAGCCCTTGGCGATGCCTCCCAGGTCCAGCATGCAGCCCTTCTGCCGCAGATAAACGCGATCCGGGCCGTACATCTCCAGGTTTTCGGTCCGGGTGAGGGGAAGCAGCGCGTCGATGCTGGCTGCGTCGGGGAGCCGGAACCTCATGCGGGCGTGAAGGTCCGTGCTCTCCGCCTCGGGGGGCGTTTGCCGGTTGATCCTCCACAGTTTCGTCAGGGGGCCCACCAGAGGGTTGAAGGCCCCGTCCGTCAGGGCGCAGGCCTCCCGGGCGTCCTCGATGACGGAGAAGACGTCGGGGGAGACGCGAATGGGCTCCACCCCGGCCGCTTCGTTGATTCTGTAGAGGGCGGAGCCCTCCTGAAAGAGGGAGAGCTGGCCGTTCAGATTATCCAGGAGGGAGAAGGCTTCGCCCAGGACGTCCTCGAGCTCCCGCTTGTCTCCTCCCGTCGCGGAGATGTGGATGGTGGTGTTCATGGAGACTCCGCTTCGTGCAACCGTATGGTGCCGCTCGAGCGGTTGGCGCCCCCGGAGAACAAGGAGGGCGGCAACGATCAGGACCAGGAACGTCCCTGCCCATAGGCGCCGCCGTCCGTCGCCCTTGCGGTCCGCCTCCGCACCGTTCGTTCGAGTGGAGCCGGCGGTTTCCCCCGTCTTTTCTGCTTTCATGCTGAGACCCCTTTCGGCGTATGTTGATCCTTCCTCAGGATGATACACCTAAGCGCTTCCTTATGGGGCCTTTGGGGAGGATGAATTGCGGGATGGGCGGCTTCTCGCGGCCGCCGAGCGTTTCGAAGGAGCGGATGATGTTTGCCTTGGCGAAACAGGGGAGGAAATGATATGGTATCATCGGCGGTAGAAATTTTTTTACTTTTAAGATCGATCGAAAGGGAGAGGATGACTGTTGAGGATGACCGATAGTTGGAAGGGGAAGGTTTG
Coding sequences within:
- a CDS encoding FAD:protein FMN transferase, which translates into the protein MKAEKTGETAGSTRTNGAEADRKGDGRRRLWAGTFLVLIVAALLVLRGRQPLERHHTVARSGVSMNTTIHISATGGDKRELEDVLGEAFSLLDNLNGQLSLFQEGSALYRINEAAGVEPIRVSPDVFSVIEDAREACALTDGAFNPLVGPLTKLWRINRQTPPEAESTDLHARMRFRLPDAASIDALLPLTRTENLEMYGPDRVYLRQKGCMLDLGGIAKGYASLRLADLFRERGIASALLDLGGNIYAVGAQPDGAPWRIGIRNPLESGGAPIAILSAADTAVVTSGTYERFKIIDGVRYSHFFDPTTGYPVRNALLSATVVTPDGTLADALATAFMVMGPERSTKFLKDRPELGAILILKEGEDESDPKGLVVLASRNLEGRLRMRDPSTPLQFF
- a CDS encoding tryptophanase, with the translated sequence MNGQVKFFGGEVFPLEMHKVRIVQKLTLVPVEDRLAALREAGCNTFLLKNDKVFLDMLTDSGVNAMSDRQLAAMMTADDSYAGSMSFERLKAVVEDIFGKPFLLPVHQGRAAENILASALVGRGNVVPMNYHFTTTRAHIERNGGRVEELFLPEALNLDSADPFKGNMDTKGLEALLKREAGNVPFVRVEAGTNLIGGQPWSLENLSETAEICRRHKVPLVLDASLLADNLYFIKTREVAQRDASIREITRRIADLCDIVYFSARKLGCARGGAILTGDRALFERMQPLIPLFEGFLTYGGMSVREIEALAVGLEETMDFDMIRHGPEFIGFMADALHERGIPVVRPAGGLGCHLNAREFLPHVPQERYTAGALAAAVFLAGGIRGMERGTLSEERREDGSERLADVELLRLALPRRVFTMSQLKYAVDRIHWLFENRELVGGLKWVEEPKLLRFFSGRLEPLGDWQERLCAKFRADFGDSL